A genomic window from Phycisphaerae bacterium includes:
- the hydA gene encoding dihydropyrimidinase: protein MSADTIIANGTVVHAKGTEKADVAIAGEKIVKVGKGLAKKAGGNGTRVIDATGCYVMPGAIDVHVHLELPFCGTTSADDYNTGTRAAARGGVTTVIDFAIPYGDESLQDAVDNWMSRAQKACVDYSFHVAVTKWERHKHEMADMVKQGLTTFKQFMIYEKEGWQADDAAIFGALEKCRELNAMLLIHAESSRVLDELIARHHNEEEMKQLGAQLHAITRPNFIEAEAIQRAVKWAEVTGGRLYIVHMSTAEGTDIIAEAQKRGLKNVFAETCVQYLVLDDSIFKGEDGHLYACCPQIKKKPDQARIWKGLKKDTVSVISTDTCTFNREQKAMWSGDWTRIPMGLPGLETLVPLVYTYGVTKGRLSISELVKKCSTVPARMMGLGDRKGQIKKGFDADIAIIHPRHKIKVNPAEMETNADWSPYEGWNLAGFARTTLSRGRVIVDDYKFCGENGWGRFLARGVPGAI from the coding sequence ATGTCCGCAGATACCATCATTGCAAATGGAACCGTCGTTCACGCCAAGGGTACCGAGAAGGCCGACGTTGCGATCGCCGGCGAGAAGATCGTCAAGGTCGGCAAGGGCCTCGCCAAAAAGGCGGGCGGCAACGGCACGCGCGTCATCGACGCCACTGGCTGCTATGTCATGCCCGGCGCGATCGACGTCCACGTCCATCTCGAACTCCCATTCTGCGGAACCACATCGGCCGACGATTACAACACGGGAACCCGGGCGGCCGCTCGAGGCGGCGTAACGACGGTCATCGACTTCGCGATTCCTTATGGAGACGAATCACTCCAGGATGCCGTCGATAACTGGATGTCTCGCGCTCAGAAGGCCTGTGTCGACTACAGCTTCCACGTCGCGGTCACCAAATGGGAACGCCACAAGCACGAAATGGCGGACATGGTCAAACAGGGCTTGACCACGTTCAAGCAGTTCATGATCTACGAGAAGGAAGGCTGGCAGGCTGACGACGCCGCCATCTTCGGCGCCCTTGAAAAATGCCGCGAATTGAACGCGATGCTGCTGATTCACGCGGAGAGCAGCCGCGTGCTTGATGAGTTGATCGCCCGCCACCACAACGAAGAGGAAATGAAGCAGCTCGGCGCCCAGTTGCACGCCATCACGCGACCGAACTTCATCGAAGCCGAGGCGATCCAGCGAGCCGTGAAATGGGCTGAGGTCACCGGCGGCCGACTCTATATCGTCCACATGTCCACGGCCGAAGGCACGGACATCATCGCCGAGGCGCAGAAGCGCGGACTTAAGAACGTCTTCGCCGAAACCTGCGTGCAATACCTCGTGCTGGACGACTCCATCTTCAAGGGCGAAGACGGCCACCTCTACGCATGCTGCCCCCAGATCAAGAAAAAACCGGACCAGGCCCGCATATGGAAGGGCCTGAAGAAAGACACGGTCAGCGTCATCTCGACTGACACCTGCACCTTCAACCGCGAACAGAAGGCAATGTGGAGCGGCGATTGGACCCGTATTCCAATGGGCCTGCCGGGACTCGAAACGCTCGTTCCGCTTGTCTATACCTACGGCGTGACGAAGGGCAGACTCTCAATCAGTGAGTTGGTGAAGAAGTGTTCAACGGTGCCGGCTCGGATGATGGGACTCGGCGATCGAAAAGGACAAATCAAGAAGGGCTTCGACGCCGACATCGCCATCATTCATCCCAGGCACAAGATCAAGGTCAATCCCGCGGAGATGGAAACCAACGCCGACTGGTCGCCTTACGAGGGCTGGAACCTGGCCGGCTTTGCAAGAACGACCCTCTCCCGCGGGCGCGTCATTGTCGATGATTACAAGTTCTGCGGCGAAAACGGCTGGGGCAGGTTCCTCGCTCGCGGCGTTCCCGGCGCCATC